From the genome of Prinia subflava isolate CZ2003 ecotype Zambia chromosome 12, Cam_Psub_1.2, whole genome shotgun sequence:
CTCAGCGAGGCTGCCCTGATGTGGAACTTGCTCCCACATggatcagcagctccaggagaagggctggggctctggggtcACCCCCTGCACACCTGCTGAGccacaggctgccctggcatgggcagggagcAAAGCCAGCCTGGAATCACCTGCGAGGTGCCACCTCCTGGAGAGCCATCCCTGCTGAGCAGAGCGgatacagacacacagacacagacagacacacagacaccgagacagagacagagacagacacagacacagacacagacacagaacacagacacagacagacacacagacacagacagacacacagacacagacacagacacagacacagacgcaGACGCAGAcgcagacacagacacagacacggACATGGACACTGGCACAGACACcggcacagacacagacagacacagacacagacacagacacagacacagacacagacacagacacagacacagacacagacacagacacagacatgTCGTGGCTGCAGTGGTGTTTGGCTTACCTGCTCTGGAGCAAAGCCCACGTGGGCTAAAAGTCTGTGTGGTGTTTagggagagctgtgctgggcactgccatgCTGTCACTGcccatcctgctgcccagcctgcctgcaggagcctgtTGCACCAATTTATGGGGGTGAtgctcttccttccctcccaaaACCTCCTCCACCTCCATCTGGGCTGTGCTCACTGGTGACCAAAGGGAAGCACCTTCCAGCCTCCATCACTTGCCatgctctgctttctcttttgtcAGAGGGGAGggtgcctggcagagctgctgccctggggtgcaAAACTGGGATGCCAGCTCACAGGGAAGCAGGGAATTGGATGCCCAAAAGATGGAACAGCACATCAAATTTTAGAGTGCTGAGGTGTGGGATTATTCCAGAGAGTAAAGAAAACTTCCAACCACAAGACCAAATCAGAGGGTGGCTCGATCATAAATCCTCTCTGTGGTGAATGTTAGGAGGACAGAGACAAAAGAAACGCCAGGGTGAAATTTCAGGCATTTCTCTTTTGTCCATCCCAGGTCTCCTCCTCCAGTCGCAGCACCATGGAAATCCCCCCCAAGAGCCCTGATGGGAGCGAGATGTCGCCCCAGTCCAAGGAGCTGGTGACCAGCAACACGGGCAGCACGCTGTGCACGAGCTCCCGCAGCGAGTCCATGTGGACCAGCGCCTCCAGGAGCAGGTGGGACATTTACCACAAGCCCGTCATCGTCGTGTCCGTGGGAGCTGCCGTCTTCCTCTTCGGTGTGGTCATCACCAGTTTGTCCTGCTTCCTGACCAAGAACAAAAACGCTTACAAAATGTCTGGCCCGGctttcctgtccctggggctgaTGCTCCTGGTTTGCGGCCTGGTCTGGATCCCCATCATCCgcaagaagcagaagcagaggcAGAAGTCACAGTTCCTACAGAGCCtcaagtccttcttcttcaacCGCTGAGGGCAGCCAGGACCTTCCCGAGGAGATTCCCCTCCCCTCCACCAACCCGTGTTTATCAGCCATGGAAACAAACACTTTCTTGTACTCCCTAGGGGGTTTCACCCCAGTGTCTTCCCTACACGGCCTCCAGTGTGAAAATGAACTTTGTACTTCATCCAAGTCATCCCAGGCTAAAAAGGAGCAGGAATTTTCAACTGAGCCCAGCAAGGCAGGTCCAAGGCTCTGCATCACCCCCCAGTCCAAAGAGGGGCCCAACGGCACAAACTGGGTAAAGCAAAGCCCCAGAGGAACCTGGGCTGAAGCCAAACCCCGAAGAAacccagctcccccaggagGTCCTCCAGGATCCATCAGCACAGAGGAGCCATCTGACAGGAGCCAAAATTCCTTCCAGCTCCCTGATTCACCAGAGAGGCTGGAGGAtctgcacagcaccaggagacacagcagaagcagaggaCAGAGATCCTGCAGAGGGTCCCACATCCTAGAGAATATCCCAGATCCTACAGAGGGCACAGATCCTGCAGAAAGGCACAGATCCTACAGAATGTCTCAGATTCTACAGAATATCCCAGATCCTGCAGAGGGGGACAGATCCTGCCAAGTGTCCCAGATTCTACAGAGGGTCCCAGATCCTACAGAGGGTCCCAGATCCTGCTTCTccaggcagctggcagggcagggacaagggAAATGTGTCTGGGAATGGTCTGAGCTGTGGGAACTGTGCTCAGGGCTGAGAGCTGATTCCCTCCCAGGAACTCTCAGCCTCCTCCTGGCCATCTCTGCCTGAGCTCCCTCATTTCTGAAAGCGGTGCCACATCAGCATTTCTGCCTGACAATGTTGTCCAAGGTGCCTGAGACCTGAAGCGTTTGTGtttgcacagcctggctgccagggagCTCGAGCTCACCTTGGCACTGGTGCCAGGCTTCCCCCAGCCTGTGACCAGGGCTGTgtgcctgcagagcctctccacctgtgtgggcagagctggaggtggCACATCCCATcctggcagctggcacagctggattAGGAGTATTTGAGCACACAGATCCCTTTGCCCCAGGCTCGGTCTGGCCCTGAGCTTTGTTTCCTGGCTGGTGCAGgcatccctgggcagccagtGCCAGGTTGGTGACAGGGCTGTACAAGATCTGGCACAGGACCCAGCAAAACTGTTTGTTCCTCAGCCATCCCTCATGTcatgctctgctgctgtttgcagtcctgcactggcaccagcctctgctccttcagctgccacaggcaggggaTGCTCACCCCAAACTCCTcggggcagctgcagccagagacTGCAGGAGGGACACCAGGATCCAGGATGGAAAACCAGGGAGCAACGTGAGGAGGAGCCCCAGGTCCCAGCTGGCTGCAcatctgggcacagctgggagccctggagctgcactggGTGGAGATGGCACCTGGAAACGGGTCCTGCTGCACAGAGCCAtgctcagccagggctgcctggccaAAGGGGTGCTCCAGGAGGGCTGGAACTGCCCAAAGGAGAGAGggagctcctgctggccacgAATCAAGGGAGCTCCTGCCGGCCAGGTCTCACAGCCAAGGAGAAGGAGACAGTCAGTGAAATGTTAATGTGATAAAAAAGTCACCGAGACCAAGGATTGAATTGGATTCCAGGCTGGTCATTTATAACAAGAATATGAGGTTTCATTAAAGGAAAACGTTCCCGAGGGACTTGCAGGTggctgctgtggtgtcacatctctgctgtgcagggagggtgGGGTGACAGAGTTTGGGGGTGGTGTGGCACCCAGTGGGCAGGGGGGCTGGCTCAGGACTGGGGgaggacagggaatggggctggCCTTGATTTGGGTGCTggtgaggggctgagggaactcccctgcccaggggtcagcagcagctcaggaatgTGCCTGGCAAGAGGATGGAACCTGccaggagaaaggaaacagcCCAAGGACCAGCAAAGCCTGGTGAGGAGAGAATT
Proteins encoded in this window:
- the PIRT gene encoding phosphoinositide-interacting protein; the protein is MEIPPKSPDGSEMSPQSKELVTSNTGSTLCTSSRSESMWTSASRSRWDIYHKPVIVVSVGAAVFLFGVVITSLSCFLTKNKNAYKMSGPAFLSLGLMLLVCGLVWIPIIRKKQKQRQKSQFLQSLKSFFFNR